From the Clostridium putrefaciens genome, one window contains:
- a CDS encoding NAD(P)-dependent oxidoreductase has translation MSGDNRKDFSSKELSYNLTNLKCELNPSLEMLDFSFISLISKKIRVLIVGGGEAGYIKTKSFISKGCNVWVLATSFDERFDEFNENGINIIKDTYKESYILDKHLIVIAIQECDITKMIQNQCENLSKLYVTCHNFREGNFVVPMQLSSKEVTFALNVKKGNPSISRYIAGSIVKSLNDVDEFVNFANYIREIVKSETFKKEILKFISTEEFKFYFDKGYSNQVLLMFYPRLINLLGVELIEYENCYKEK, from the coding sequence GTGTCAGGCGATAATAGAAAAGATTTTTCTTCTAAAGAACTAAGTTATAATTTAACAAACTTAAAATGTGAGTTAAATCCTTCTCTTGAAATGCTAGACTTTTCATTTATATCATTAATTTCAAAGAAGATTCGTGTACTTATAGTTGGTGGCGGGGAAGCAGGGTATATTAAAACTAAATCTTTTATATCTAAAGGTTGTAATGTATGGGTATTAGCCACAAGTTTTGATGAAAGATTTGATGAGTTTAATGAAAATGGCATAAATATTATAAAAGATACATATAAAGAAAGCTATATATTAGATAAACATTTAATTGTTATAGCTATTCAGGAATGTGATATTACAAAAATGATACAAAATCAATGCGAAAATTTAAGTAAGCTATATGTTACTTGTCATAATTTTAGAGAGGGAAATTTTGTTGTGCCTATGCAACTAAGTTCAAAGGAAGTTACCTTTGCATTGAATGTGAAAAAGGGAAACCCTAGTATATCGAGATACATAGCAGGTTCAATAGTAAAGTCCTTAAATGATGTGGATGAGTTTGTGAACTTTGCGAATTATATAAGGGAAATAGTTAAGAGTGAAACTTTTAAAAAGGAAATATTAAAATTTATCTCAACTGAAGAGTTTAAGTTTTATTTTGATAAAGGCTATTCAAACCAAGTATTATTAATGTTTTATCCAAGGTTAATTAATTTATTAGGAGTGGAATTGATTGAATATGAAAATTGCTACAAGGAAAAGTGA
- the hemC gene encoding hydroxymethylbilane synthase codes for MNMKIATRKSDLAQAQTEIIMELIYKAANIKSEKLLIETKGDKNLDVSLDKIGGKGVFVKDIEIALIEGRADAAVHSMKDVPFALEHCFEIAAIPEREDVRDAYISRNGESFFSGKKPLKIGTSSIRRAAQLRILNPNLDIVPIRGNVQTRLKKMEEEKLDGIILAAAGLKRLNMENIITDYFDPFEFVPAIGQGALGIEILKESQSAHIFRNLNSDDDKICVDAEREFMKTLNGNCHSCIGAYAYLEGQIMYIVGLYDVGGKIVKKDIAGNKEDYLKLGIHLGEKIIKA; via the coding sequence TTGAATATGAAAATTGCTACAAGGAAAAGTGATTTAGCTCAAGCTCAAACAGAAATAATAATGGAGCTCATTTACAAAGCGGCTAATATAAAAAGTGAAAAGTTATTAATAGAAACTAAAGGAGATAAAAATCTTGATGTTAGTTTAGATAAAATCGGTGGTAAGGGTGTATTTGTAAAAGATATAGAAATTGCATTGATAGAGGGACGGGCAGATGCTGCTGTTCACAGTATGAAGGATGTGCCATTTGCATTAGAACACTGTTTTGAAATAGCTGCAATACCAGAGAGAGAAGACGTAAGGGATGCTTATATCTCTCGCAATGGGGAAAGCTTTTTTTCGGGAAAGAAGCCTTTGAAGATAGGCACTAGTAGCATAAGAAGAGCGGCTCAACTTAGGATATTAAATCCTAATTTAGATATTGTACCTATAAGAGGGAATGTGCAGACAAGACTTAAAAAGATGGAAGAGGAAAAGTTAGATGGAATAATATTAGCAGCAGCAGGACTTAAAAGATTAAATATGGAAAATATAATAACTGATTATTTTGATCCCTTTGAGTTTGTACCAGCTATAGGTCAGGGTGCCTTAGGTATTGAAATTTTAAAGGAATCACAAAGCGCTCATATATTTAGAAATCTTAACTCAGATGATGATAAAATTTGTGTGGATGCAGAAAGAGAATTCATGAAAACTCTTAATGGAAACTGTCATAGTTGTATAGGAGCTTATGCATATTTAGAAGGACAAATAATGTATATTGTAGGACTTTATGATGTAGGCGGAAAAATAGTAAAAAAAGATATTGCAGGAAATAAAGAAGATTATTTAAAACTTGGAATACATTTGGGAGAAAAAATTATTAAAGCATAG
- the cobA gene encoding uroporphyrinogen-III C-methyltransferase, translated as MEYGKVFLIGTGPGDEDLLTIKAVNTLKSCTAVLYDRLIGGNILKYLNEDCEIYYCGKEPGSHYKTQEEINEMLIRLSKKGHIVGRVKGGDPYVFGRGGEEALALIDEDISFEVVPGITSAIAVPSYAGIPVTHRGISQSFHVFTAMAKEKLNIDWNTVSKLKGTIIFLMGLNKLEIIMENLQKEGMKKDTPCAVIMRGTTSKQKSVIGDFSNILERVTEAKLVSPCIIMVGSVVELSSKLNWKEKKPLFGRNICITRTKEQSKSIGKKLKDLGADITEINSIKIKEDIYSLDKYKEKLTKYDYVVFTSVNAVNLFFKYLKEKVIDIRNINGRFACIGNGTYKALLENHVVSDIIADQFVAEDLFRKLSKTIKKGDNILIPCSLKSRDYITDSLKGLGANVDRVNIYDAILGDNKNVNSFEDVDTVIFTSPSTFNNMVTLVGLNNISKKHIIAIGPITEKSILDKGLACVSCDEYSEDGIINKLLELYDNK; from the coding sequence ATGGAATATGGAAAAGTTTTTCTTATTGGAACAGGGCCTGGAGATGAGGATTTACTTACTATAAAGGCTGTTAATACTTTGAAAAGTTGTACGGCAGTATTATATGACAGACTTATTGGAGGTAATATTTTAAAGTATCTAAATGAAGATTGTGAGATATATTATTGCGGAAAAGAACCAGGAAGTCACTATAAGACTCAAGAAGAAATAAATGAAATGCTTATAAGGCTTTCTAAAAAGGGACATATTGTAGGTAGGGTTAAAGGTGGAGATCCATATGTTTTTGGTAGAGGCGGTGAAGAAGCTTTAGCTTTAATAGATGAAGATATAAGCTTTGAAGTAGTACCTGGAATAACTTCTGCTATTGCTGTACCTAGTTATGCGGGTATACCAGTAACTCATAGAGGTATAAGTCAAAGTTTTCATGTATTTACAGCTATGGCTAAAGAAAAGCTAAATATCGATTGGAATACAGTATCGAAGCTTAAAGGAACGATAATATTTTTAATGGGGCTTAATAAATTAGAGATAATAATGGAGAACTTGCAAAAGGAAGGTATGAAAAAGGATACTCCTTGCGCAGTTATTATGAGAGGTACAACCTCAAAGCAAAAGTCTGTTATAGGGGACTTTAGTAATATTTTAGAACGAGTAACAGAAGCTAAATTGGTATCACCTTGCATTATAATGGTAGGTTCTGTAGTAGAGCTTAGTAGTAAATTAAACTGGAAAGAAAAGAAACCTCTTTTCGGTAGAAATATATGCATTACTAGAACAAAAGAGCAGTCTAAGTCTATAGGGAAAAAGTTAAAAGATTTAGGCGCAGATATAACTGAGATAAATTCTATAAAGATAAAAGAAGATATATATAGTTTAGATAAATATAAAGAAAAATTAACAAAGTATGATTATGTGGTATTTACAAGTGTAAATGCAGTAAACTTATTTTTTAAGTATCTAAAGGAAAAGGTTATAGATATAAGAAATATAAATGGAAGGTTTGCATGTATTGGTAATGGAACTTATAAGGCTTTGTTAGAGAACCATGTGGTATCTGATATAATAGCAGATCAATTTGTTGCAGAGGATTTATTTAGAAAGTTATCAAAGACAATTAAAAAAGGGGATAATATACTTATACCTTGCTCTTTAAAATCTAGAGATTATATCACAGATAGTTTAAAGGGGCTTGGAGCAAATGTAGATAGAGTAAACATATATGATGCAATTCTTGGAGATAATAAGAATGTAAATTCTTTTGAAGATGTAGATACAGTTATTTTTACAAGTCCTTCTACATTTAACAATATGGTAACTTTAGTTGGGCTTAATAACATAAGCAAAAAACACATAATAGCAATTGGTCCTATTACAGAAAAGTCGATATTAGATAAGGGATTAGCGTGTGTAAGCTGCGATGAATATTCAGAAGATGGAATAATAAATAAGCTTTTAGAATTATATGACAATAAGTAA
- the hemB gene encoding porphobilinogen synthase: MIKRNRRLRERKEIRDLVRETTLSVKDLIFPVFVVEGENIKEEITSIPGTFHYSIDKLEELLEDIKESSIRGIILFGLPDHKDSCASSAYDDNGIVQRAIRKVKELNKDLWVIADVCMCQYTDHGHCGIIEGTKIVNDKSVEIIAKISLSYARAGVDMIAPSDMMDGRVKAIRETLDKEDYNFVSIMSYSAKYSSAFYGPFREAANSSPQFGDRKSYQMDPGNVKEAMREIEGDIEEGADIIMVKPALSYLDVIRLAKDRFDYPIAAYSVSGEYALIKAAAEKGLVNERAIALEMLLSIKRAGADMIITYYALEAAKWIKEDL, encoded by the coding sequence ATGATTAAAAGAAATAGAAGATTAAGAGAGAGAAAAGAAATAAGGGATTTAGTAAGAGAGACTACACTATCTGTTAAAGATTTAATTTTTCCTGTATTTGTAGTAGAAGGTGAAAATATAAAAGAAGAAATAACTTCTATTCCAGGCACATTTCATTATTCAATAGATAAGTTAGAAGAGTTATTAGAAGACATAAAAGAATCATCTATAAGAGGTATTATACTTTTTGGGCTTCCAGATCACAAAGATAGTTGTGCTTCTTCTGCTTATGACGATAATGGAATAGTTCAAAGAGCCATTAGAAAAGTTAAAGAACTTAATAAAGACTTATGGGTTATAGCAGATGTATGCATGTGTCAATATACAGACCATGGTCATTGTGGAATTATAGAAGGAACTAAAATAGTAAATGATAAGTCGGTAGAAATTATAGCGAAAATTTCTTTATCTTATGCAAGAGCTGGAGTGGATATGATTGCACCTTCTGATATGATGGATGGAAGGGTTAAGGCTATAAGAGAGACTTTAGATAAAGAGGATTATAACTTTGTATCTATAATGAGTTATAGTGCTAAATATTCATCAGCTTTTTATGGTCCTTTTAGAGAAGCTGCTAACTCATCGCCGCAATTTGGAGATAGAAAGTCCTATCAAATGGATCCTGGAAACGTAAAGGAAGCTATGAGAGAAATTGAAGGAGATATTGAAGAGGGTGCTGATATAATAATGGTTAAACCCGCTCTATCATACCTAGATGTTATAAGACTTGCAAAGGATAGGTTTGATTATCCTATAGCAGCTTACTCAGTAAGTGGGGAATATGCACTTATAAAGGCAGCTGCTGAAAAGGGGCTAGTTAATGAAAGGGCTATTGCTTTAGAAATGCTATTATCTATAAAAAGGGCTGGAGCGGATATGATAATAACATATTATGCACTTGAAGCAGCTAAATGGATAAAGGAGGATCTTTAA
- the hemL gene encoding glutamate-1-semialdehyde 2,1-aminomutase: MNKNDAIFEESKIYMPGGVNSPVRAFKDLDINPPVIKRGSGTYVYDEEGKEYVDFVGAWGPMILGHCDEDVVKAIQDTAKEAIAFGAPTNLELKLARHMCKTLENVDMVRMVNSGTEATMSAIKLARGYTGRDKIIKFAGCYHGHFDGFLVSAGSGVMTEGIPGSLGVPQDSIKNTLIANYNDIGSIKSIFNTCGKEIAAIIIEPVAGNMGVIPSNKEFLKELSVLCKENGTLLVFDEVMSGFRVAYRGAQSLYGVKPDLITFAKIMGGGLPSGAYGGRADIMEKLSPLGAVYQAGTMSGNPLVMAAGYATLTKLYNNQEYYSKMEELGCLLENGVKQVAKEKSINVIINRCGAMSTIFFSDLDKIENYDDAKLSNTKLYASYFKHMLTKGINLPPSQFEALFLNVKMEQCHIERFLEALRSWEPIYK, from the coding sequence ATGAATAAAAATGATGCGATTTTTGAGGAATCTAAAATATATATGCCAGGAGGGGTTAACAGTCCTGTTAGGGCATTTAAAGATTTAGATATAAATCCACCTGTAATAAAAAGGGGTAGTGGTACTTATGTATATGATGAAGAGGGAAAGGAATATGTAGATTTTGTAGGAGCATGGGGACCTATGATACTAGGCCACTGCGATGAAGATGTAGTAAAGGCTATACAAGATACTGCAAAGGAGGCTATAGCTTTTGGAGCACCTACAAACCTTGAATTAAAACTAGCAAGACATATGTGTAAAACTTTAGAAAATGTGGATATGGTAAGAATGGTTAACTCCGGTACAGAGGCTACTATGAGTGCTATAAAACTTGCTAGGGGATATACAGGTAGAGATAAAATAATCAAATTTGCAGGATGTTATCATGGACATTTTGATGGATTCTTAGTAAGTGCAGGTTCAGGAGTTATGACAGAAGGTATACCAGGGTCACTTGGCGTACCACAAGATAGTATAAAAAATACCCTTATTGCAAATTACAATGACATAGGAAGTATAAAGTCTATATTTAATACCTGTGGCAAAGAGATAGCTGCGATTATAATTGAGCCTGTAGCTGGTAATATGGGAGTAATACCCTCAAATAAAGAATTCTTAAAAGAGCTTAGCGTGTTATGTAAAGAGAATGGGACCCTTTTGGTGTTTGATGAAGTTATGAGTGGATTTAGAGTAGCTTACAGGGGAGCGCAAAGCCTTTATGGAGTAAAGCCAGACTTAATTACCTTCGCGAAAATAATGGGTGGTGGATTACCATCAGGTGCTTATGGTGGAAGAGCTGACATTATGGAAAAGTTATCTCCTTTAGGAGCTGTATATCAAGCAGGTACTATGTCTGGAAACCCTTTAGTTATGGCAGCAGGATACGCTACCTTAACTAAGTTATATAATAATCAAGAATATTATTCTAAGATGGAAGAGTTAGGATGCTTATTAGAAAATGGGGTAAAACAAGTAGCTAAAGAGAAAAGTATAAATGTAATAATAAATAGATGTGGCGCTATGTCTACTATATTCTTTAGTGATTTAGATAAGATAGAAAATTATGACGATGCAAAGCTAAGTAATACTAAATTATATGCTTCATATTTTAAGCATATGCTTACAAAGGGTATTAACTTACCACCTTCACAATTTGAAGCATTATTCTTAAATGTAAAGATGGAACAATGTCATATAGAAAGGTTTTTAGAGGCTTTAAGAAGCTGGGAGCCTATATATAAATAA
- a CDS encoding sirohydrochlorin cobaltochelatase, whose product MKKAILLVSFGTTYYDTRKVTIDAIEEKVKIAYKDYEVRIAFTAHIIINILKKRDGIIELTPEEALEKLYKDGYEDIIVQPLHIIPGAEFDYIKDVVDQYRVKNYFNSIKVGRPMLYFKGHEEEIPDDYSILIKAMDKLLNSYENLVLMGHGTSHYSNAAYTCFQQVLKDKGYKRVLVANVEGYPTLEDIIPKLKAKNMNKLTLAPLMVVAGDHAKNDMASDEDDSWKSILESEGFEVELHMHGLGEIPEFQDVYVEHIKDVIDKRYDNLGKTSKGKNLFR is encoded by the coding sequence ATGAAAAAGGCAATTCTTTTGGTATCATTTGGAACGACTTATTATGATACTAGAAAGGTTACTATAGATGCTATAGAAGAAAAGGTAAAGATAGCTTATAAAGATTACGAAGTTAGAATAGCTTTTACAGCTCATATTATAATAAACATTTTAAAGAAAAGAGACGGCATAATAGAGCTTACACCAGAAGAAGCTTTAGAAAAGTTATATAAAGATGGTTATGAGGATATAATAGTTCAACCACTTCATATAATACCCGGTGCTGAATTTGATTATATAAAAGATGTAGTAGACCAGTATAGGGTTAAAAATTATTTCAATAGTATTAAAGTAGGAAGACCTATGCTTTATTTTAAAGGTCATGAAGAAGAAATACCAGATGATTATAGCATTTTAATAAAGGCTATGGATAAACTTTTGAATTCTTATGAAAACTTGGTCCTTATGGGACATGGCACAAGTCATTACTCTAATGCAGCATATACTTGTTTTCAACAAGTGTTAAAAGATAAAGGGTACAAGAGGGTTTTAGTAGCTAATGTAGAAGGATATCCGACGTTAGAAGATATTATTCCAAAACTAAAGGCTAAGAACATGAATAAGTTAACTTTAGCACCTTTAATGGTTGTAGCAGGGGATCATGCAAAGAATGATATGGCAAGTGATGAAGATGATTCCTGGAAAAGCATATTAGAATCAGAAGGATTTGAAGTAGAGCTGCATATGCACGGACTAGGTGAAATACCTGAGTTTCAAGATGTTTATGTAGAGCACATAAAGGATGTTATAGATAAAAGATATGATAATTTAGGTAAGACTTCAAAAGGAAAAAATTTGTTTAGGTAG
- a CDS encoding cobyric acid synthase — translation MSKIMVQGTASSVGKSILVTALCRILKEDGYKICPFKSQNMSLNSYITLDGKEMGRAQVLQAYAAGLEPEAYMNPILLKPTTDKRCQVIVKGKVYGNTSAMEYHELKPIFKDMLKEDFMKLESEYDAMVMEGAGSPAEINLRDRDIVNMGMAELVDAPVILVGDIDKGGVFASLAGTMMLLKEDERSRVKGFVINKFRGDVDILKPGIDMIEDIIKIPCLGVVPHFTLKLEDEDSAITFNNKATNDIDIVVIRLPHISNFTDFDAFSCEEDVSIRFVRDKKDFGSPDLVIIPGSKNTIEDLLFLRDTGLEDVIKDYSNDNMIIGICGGYQMLGNTIKDPYCIETNEKEVKALGLLDIETIFEREKTMTRVEGSLINISRSKNSIYGYEIHLGKTIKSPQIKSIIKINKVNDKEESSYDGGVNLKGNIMGTYIHGIFDAPTFRQHILNPIRKKKLLEERESPSYESLREKELDKLAKIVRESLDMDKVYKIINLK, via the coding sequence ATGTCAAAAATAATGGTTCAAGGTACTGCATCCTCAGTAGGAAAGAGTATTTTGGTAACAGCTCTTTGTAGAATATTAAAAGAAGATGGATATAAAATTTGTCCTTTTAAATCACAGAATATGTCTTTAAATTCCTATATAACCTTAGATGGAAAGGAAATGGGGCGTGCTCAAGTACTTCAAGCTTATGCTGCAGGACTTGAACCAGAGGCATATATGAATCCTATATTGCTTAAACCTACTACGGATAAAAGGTGCCAGGTTATAGTAAAGGGAAAAGTTTATGGAAATACATCAGCTATGGAGTATCATGAATTAAAGCCTATATTTAAAGATATGCTGAAAGAAGATTTTATGAAACTTGAAAGTGAATATGATGCAATGGTTATGGAAGGGGCTGGAAGCCCTGCTGAAATAAACTTAAGAGATAGAGATATAGTAAACATGGGTATGGCAGAACTTGTGGACGCACCAGTTATTTTAGTAGGTGATATTGATAAAGGCGGTGTTTTTGCGTCTCTTGCAGGAACTATGATGTTATTAAAAGAAGACGAAAGATCCAGGGTTAAAGGATTTGTTATAAATAAGTTTAGAGGCGATGTTGACATATTAAAGCCAGGCATAGATATGATTGAAGATATAATAAAAATACCTTGCCTTGGAGTTGTACCTCACTTTACATTAAAACTTGAGGATGAGGATAGTGCCATCACCTTTAATAATAAAGCTACTAACGATATAGATATAGTAGTAATAAGACTTCCTCACATATCCAATTTCACAGATTTTGATGCATTTAGCTGTGAAGAGGACGTATCCATAAGATTTGTAAGAGATAAGAAGGATTTTGGGAGTCCAGACCTTGTTATAATACCAGGGAGCAAAAATACTATAGAAGACTTGCTTTTTTTAAGGGATACAGGGCTTGAAGATGTAATAAAAGATTATAGTAATGACAATATGATAATAGGCATATGTGGTGGTTATCAAATGCTTGGAAACACTATAAAAGATCCTTATTGCATAGAAACTAATGAAAAAGAAGTTAAGGCTTTAGGGCTTTTAGATATAGAAACTATATTTGAAAGAGAAAAAACTATGACTAGGGTAGAAGGGTCTTTAATTAATATTTCAAGAAGTAAAAACAGCATATATGGCTATGAAATACACCTTGGGAAAACTATAAAATCTCCGCAAATTAAATCCATAATAAAGATAAATAAAGTTAATGATAAAGAAGAGTCTAGTTATGATGGAGGAGTTAACCTAAAGGGAAACATAATGGGTACTTATATACATGGTATATTTGATGCTCCAACCTTTAGACAACATATATTAAACCCTATAAGGAAAAAGAAGTTATTAGAAGAAAGAGAATCTCCAAGCTATGAAAGCCTTCGTGAAAAAGAATTAGATAAGTTGGCTAAAATAGTAAGAGAAAGTTTAGATATGGATAAAGTATACAAAATAATAAATCTTAAATAG
- the cbiB gene encoding adenosylcobinamide-phosphate synthase CbiB, which produces MILIDLALAIIVDWIIGDPYSFPHPTIYMGKVIKFLENKGRKVIKDEKKLKGYGLFIVIVLCLLSFGIPYVILRLISNYKIIYHIVNIFFLWTTIAARCLHKEGKKIHDDLIKNDIEASRLHLSYIVGRNTECLSKKEIIRADIETVAENTADGVIAPLFYAVLGGVPLAMLYKAINTMDSMLGYMDDRYRYIGYFPAKIDDVFNYIPARITGVLMCLVSPLVKGNIKHSFKIMIRDRKNHKSPNCAYPEGAVAGALNIKLGGTNNYFGKMVEKPTIGDGKMELESVHIIDTIKIMYFSEVIFYLLYLIIYGSYIKFNF; this is translated from the coding sequence TTGATTTTAATAGATTTAGCTTTGGCTATAATAGTAGATTGGATAATAGGTGACCCATATTCATTTCCTCATCCAACCATATATATGGGGAAGGTTATAAAATTTTTAGAAAACAAAGGGAGAAAAGTAATTAAGGATGAAAAGAAATTAAAAGGTTATGGATTATTTATAGTAATTGTATTATGCCTTTTAAGCTTTGGAATTCCATATGTTATTCTAAGATTAATAAGTAATTACAAGATAATATATCATATAGTTAATATATTTTTCCTTTGGACAACAATAGCTGCTAGGTGCCTTCATAAAGAAGGTAAAAAGATACATGATGATTTAATAAAGAATGATATTGAAGCTTCAAGACTTCACCTATCTTATATAGTAGGAAGAAATACAGAATGTTTAAGTAAAAAAGAAATTATAAGGGCAGATATAGAGACAGTAGCAGAAAATACTGCTGATGGAGTTATTGCACCACTATTTTATGCAGTTCTTGGTGGAGTTCCTTTAGCTATGTTATATAAGGCTATAAATACAATGGATTCTATGCTTGGATATATGGATGATCGATATAGATATATAGGATACTTTCCAGCAAAGATTGATGATGTATTTAACTATATACCCGCAAGAATTACAGGAGTGCTAATGTGTCTTGTATCTCCATTAGTTAAGGGAAATATTAAACATTCATTTAAGATAATGATAAGAGATAGAAAAAATCATAAGAGCCCTAATTGTGCTTATCCTGAAGGTGCTGTGGCTGGAGCATTAAATATTAAATTAGGTGGAACTAACAATTACTTTGGTAAGATGGTAGAAAAGCCCACCATTGGAGATGGGAAAATGGAACTTGAATCAGTACATATAATAGATACCATTAAAATCATGTATTTTAGTGAAGTGATTTTTTATCTTCTTTATTTAATAATTTATGGATCCTACATTAAGTTTAATTTTTAA
- a CDS encoding pyridoxal phosphate-dependent aminotransferase → MKIDEPVAKHGGDIYTEGLFKNKNLLDFSSNVNPLGVPKSFIKNMDKAINAIERYPDIHYRESKKAIKEYLKGLVEEEEIILGNGAAEIIQLAVSNFEKILIVVPSFIEYEECAKKVFSKIGYSYLDSNMELDYKDIKSNVLDYNALILGNPNNPNGGLIDKRSFYEILDICEKNSITVIVDEAFIEFAGDESLSLVEDIKSYNCLFIIRALTKFFALPGLRVGYGVSKNKKLIDTLKNKQIPWNINCFGELAILEVLKDEDYIKDSLNWVESSREILVRSLKDIEFIEVIYKSSGNFLLCRLKGITGKRLYEYCLKKDILIRVCDNYKGIDEYNVRFAVKDRYKNSILVKALKVIEKELKVIEKEV, encoded by the coding sequence TTGAAAATAGATGAACCTGTAGCAAAGCACGGTGGAGATATATATACAGAAGGGTTATTTAAAAATAAAAATCTTTTAGATTTTAGCTCTAATGTAAATCCTTTAGGAGTTCCAAAGTCGTTTATAAAAAATATGGATAAGGCCATAAACGCAATTGAAAGATATCCTGATATACATTACAGGGAATCAAAAAAGGCCATAAAAGAATATTTAAAAGGTTTAGTAGAAGAGGAAGAAATAATACTTGGTAATGGGGCAGCTGAAATAATACAGCTAGCCGTTAGCAATTTTGAAAAGATTCTAATAGTAGTACCCTCTTTTATAGAATACGAAGAATGTGCAAAGAAGGTTTTTTCTAAAATAGGATATTCTTACTTAGATAGTAATATGGAGTTAGATTATAAAGATATTAAAAGTAATGTATTGGATTATAATGCCTTAATACTTGGAAACCCTAATAATCCTAATGGAGGGTTAATAGATAAAAGAAGCTTTTATGAAATATTAGATATTTGTGAGAAAAACTCAATAACAGTTATTGTTGATGAGGCATTTATTGAATTTGCAGGGGATGAATCCTTAAGTCTTGTAGAAGATATTAAAAGTTATAACTGTCTATTTATAATAAGAGCTTTAACTAAGTTTTTTGCACTACCTGGCCTAAGAGTAGGATATGGAGTAAGTAAGAATAAAAAGTTAATAGATACCTTAAAAAACAAACAAATTCCGTGGAATATAAATTGTTTTGGAGAACTGGCTATTTTAGAAGTATTAAAAGATGAAGATTATATTAAAGATAGCTTAAATTGGGTAGAGTCTTCTAGAGAAATACTTGTAAGATCACTAAAGGACATAGAGTTCATAGAGGTTATTTATAAATCTTCAGGAAACTTTTTATTGTGTAGATTAAAGGGTATAACAGGAAAAAGGCTTTACGAATACTGTTTAAAAAAAGATATACTAATAAGAGTTTGTGATAATTATAAGGGTATTGACGAATATAATGTAAGATTTGCAGTAAAGGATAGGTATAAAAACTCTATTTTAGTAAAAGCGTTAAAGGTTATAGAAAAAGAGTTAAAAGTTATAGAAAAAGAGGTGTAA